Genomic window (Synechococcus sp. LA31):
CCGCTGCTGAAGAGTGCATACATGCGCAGGGAGATGGCAGAGGTATCACCGCTGCGCAGGGTTTTGATCGCCTGCGGGATGAAGCTCAAGGTGGTGAGGCTGGCCGCGGTGTAGCCGAGCAGGGCGATCGCTGGGGAATGGGGGCTCATGGGGCTGGGAGCTGAAAGGGGATGGGAGCTTCAACCACCAACCGCTGGCCGCTGGCGGGATGCACCAAGCTCAATCCGGCTGCATGCAAATGCAGGCGTGTGCTGGGCAGTGGGGCATCCAACGGCCCATAGAGCGGGTCCCCCAAGATCGGATGTCCTAGGGCTTGGAGATGCACCCGCAGCTGGTGGGAGCGGCCGGTGCGGGGCTCCAGCGCCAGGCGGCTCACGTCGGCTGCAGTGTCCAAGCATTGCCAGACGGTGCAGCTTGGCTTGCCCGCCGGATCAACGCCATAAAGCGGGGGGCGATGCTGGCGCTTGGCGATGGGCAGCTCGATCAGCCCCTCGGCGGCATCCGGCACACCGTGCACATCCGCCACGTAGCGCTTCTGCACCTGGCGCTCAGCAAACAGTCCGCTCAAGGCCCGATGCAGCGCTGACGTGAGCGCCACCAGGATCAGGCCCGAGGTATCGCGGTCGAGGCGATGCACCAGGAGCGCCTGGGGCCAGCAGGCCTGCACGCGGCTGATCAGCGAATCGGCGAGCTCGGGGCCCAGCCCTGGCTGGCTGAGCAAGCCGGCCGGCTTGTTGAACACCAGCAAATCACCTTGCTGGTGCACGATCCAATTGGGATCGAGGGAGTCCGGCATCAGCATCAGCGCTGGCATGGCCGTTGCGGCCTCACGCCGCCACACTGACAGCAGCAGCCCCCCGCCGGATGGCACTGGATCGCTTCAAGCAAGCCTTGGCGGCGCTTTTGGATCAGGCCCCCAGCGATCCGCTGGAGCGTGATGAATACTTCGAGCTCCACACGCTGCCCGCAGCCACCGGCGAGGGATTCGAGGTGGTGATTTGCGATGAGGAGAATGAGATCTTCGCGGTGATCTACAC
Coding sequences:
- a CDS encoding RluA family pseudouridine synthase yields the protein MPDSLDPNWIVHQQGDLLVFNKPAGLLSQPGLGPELADSLISRVQACWPQALLVHRLDRDTSGLILVALTSALHRALSGLFAERQVQKRYVADVHGVPDAAEGLIELPIAKRQHRPPLYGVDPAGKPSCTVWQCLDTAADVSRLALEPRTGRSHQLRVHLQALGHPILGDPLYGPLDAPLPSTRLHLHAAGLSLVHPASGQRLVVEAPIPFQLPAP